In Mucilaginibacter sp. KACC 22063, the genomic stretch CATGGTATATCAGGTTTATACGTAATTATCTTTCTATATGGCAGGTGGTGTTTATGGCCGCTTTATTTAATGTGCTTAAGATATGGGTTCCGCAGCAAAACCTGTTGCTATTTTGGGTAGCACCATCATTGCTAAGTACGCTGCAACTATTTTATTTTGGTACTTACCAGCCGCATAAAGGTGAGCACGATAACCTGCATCAGTCGCGCACGCAAAGTAAGAACCATTTAGCGGCATTTTTCAGCTGCTACTTCTTTGGCTATCATTATGAACATCATGCCTCGCCGGGTACCCCGTGGTGGAGGTTGTGGAGAATGAAGTAAAGGGAAGGTTCAAGAGTCAAAAATCAGGATCAAGAGGTAATAGAAAATAATGTGATGGAGTAATTACACTCGATTGATACTCCCGCGCTTTAAACCACAATACTTTATATTATTTTTGCACTTCAATTATGGCTAAAAAAGGAATATTACTGGTAAACTTAGGCACACCAGACAGCCCCTCAACGGCTGATGTACGTAAATATTTAGGCGAATTTTTAATGGATGGGCGGGTGATTGATGTTAACCCGGTATTACGCACTTTTTTGGTTAAGGGTATCATCGTCCCTTTCCGCAGCCCTAAATCAGCCAAGCTTTATAAAGAGATCTGGTCTGAGCAAACAGGTTCGCCCTTGTTATACTACAGTATTCTTCAGCAAAAACTTTTGCAGGAAAAACTTGGCAACGGTTACCATGTCGAACTGGCTATGCGTTACCAAAGCCCCTCAATAGAAGAAGCATTAGACAGATTGAAAAAAGGTTTGGTTGAAAGCATACAGGTGATACCGCTTTTCCCTCAGTATGCCTCAGCAAGTACAGGTTCGGTTATTGAAAAGGTAATGAACCTGGTTAAGGAGTGGCAAACCATACCTGATATATCGTTTGTAAACTCATTCCACAATCATCCTTTGATGATTAAAAACTTTGCCGAGAACAGCAAAAAGTATGGGCACGAGAATTATGACCATGTGCTGTTCAGCTTTCACGGCTTGCCACAGCGCCAACTGATCAAATGCGACCATACGGGCAAG encodes the following:
- the hemH gene encoding ferrochelatase, with translation MAKKGILLVNLGTPDSPSTADVRKYLGEFLMDGRVIDVNPVLRTFLVKGIIVPFRSPKSAKLYKEIWSEQTGSPLLYYSILQQKLLQEKLGNGYHVELAMRYQSPSIEEALDRLKKGLVESIQVIPLFPQYASASTGSVIEKVMNLVKEWQTIPDISFVNSFHNHPLMIKNFAENSKKYGHENYDHVLFSFHGLPQRQLIKCDHTGKYCQKVEGCCNTLNDVNKFCYSAQSHDTAHLIAKELGLPKEKYTICFQSRLGNDPWVQPYTSEIITKLAAEGKKRLLVFCPAFVADCLETVYEVTEEYGSEFKHLGGEHVQLVESLNDSPLFIDLLEDLVINK